A DNA window from Oceanispirochaeta sp. M1 contains the following coding sequences:
- the ruvB gene encoding Holliday junction branch migration DNA helicase RuvB produces the protein MSDDSVLSGLPSRGEEAPENPIRPRQLDEFIGQEDIKSNLRIFIEAAKQRQEPLDHVFLSGPPGLGKTTLAGIMANELGVDAKVTSAPALDKPKDLAGLLTTITERTVFFIDEIHRLKPAIEEMLYIAMEDYELDWIIGQGPSARTIRIPVPPFTMVGATTKPGRVSSPLHTRFGINVRMNFYSHAELQKILTRSAAILNITVTSDAAHLLAGSSRGTPRVANRLLRRMRDFAQIEGEGIITTDIVHAGLKRLQVDERGLEMLDREILKTLIEKYGGGPVGAETLAISVGESMDSLEDFYEPYMIQQGFLKRTPRGRVATPLAYKHLGMDITQNENQGILF, from the coding sequence GTGTCAGATGACAGTGTATTGTCAGGCCTCCCTTCTCGGGGAGAAGAAGCTCCCGAAAATCCGATACGTCCCCGTCAGCTCGATGAGTTTATAGGGCAGGAGGATATAAAAAGCAATCTCCGGATATTTATCGAAGCCGCTAAACAGAGACAGGAACCTCTGGATCATGTTTTCCTGTCAGGACCTCCCGGACTGGGTAAGACGACTCTTGCCGGTATTATGGCCAATGAACTGGGTGTCGATGCTAAGGTGACCTCTGCTCCTGCCCTTGATAAACCTAAGGATCTGGCAGGTCTTCTGACAACAATTACAGAGCGTACCGTATTCTTCATCGATGAAATTCACAGATTGAAACCTGCCATCGAAGAGATGCTCTATATTGCCATGGAAGATTATGAGCTGGACTGGATAATCGGACAGGGGCCATCTGCCAGAACCATTCGTATTCCCGTACCGCCTTTTACCATGGTGGGTGCTACAACTAAGCCGGGAAGGGTTTCCAGTCCGCTTCACACAAGATTCGGAATCAATGTAAGGATGAATTTCTACTCTCATGCAGAGCTGCAGAAGATCCTCACAAGAAGTGCTGCCATTCTGAATATAACGGTCACATCGGATGCGGCTCATCTGCTGGCCGGTTCAAGCAGGGGAACTCCCCGTGTGGCTAACCGTCTACTCCGTCGTATGCGTGATTTTGCACAGATAGAAGGTGAGGGGATCATCACCACAGATATAGTTCATGCAGGTCTCAAACGTCTTCAGGTTGATGAAAGAGGTCTGGAAATGCTGGACCGGGAAATTTTGAAGACTCTTATTGAAAAATATGGAGGAGGTCCTGTGGGTGCTGAGACCCTGGCAATCTCTGTAGGAGAGAGCATGGATTCTCTTGAAGATTTTTACGAACCCTATATGATTCAGCAGGGTTTTCTCAAACGGACCCCCAGAGGCCGTGTTGCCACTCCGCTGGCATATAAACATTTAGGAATGGATATAACACAGAATGAAAATCAGGGAATTCTCTTTTAA